Proteins encoded by one window of uncultured Draconibacterium sp.:
- a CDS encoding heparinase II/III family protein, with amino-acid sequence MKKVRTFFILILLIQIGHDSHAQFVFPEKIEREHPRLISSFVTKEKIVQQVENGDAVKRDYEKIKNVISKYVQQYKSDPEWLSSRFQMYWRSHATDVFVDSKFYSHATGKAPVPTVRFTGQRDYVTDYKTPKLEDVKPYSEDDRGLYLQHKETNRWEWVHPRETGRIIENTNENIMKIARDAALVYFVEKDEDYARLAHHLFDVYTHGLYYRNEPIDLNKGKEQNVIGLTSFQVIKENIVDELAECYDFLYDYIQENYSEKNHIYTTSLKKLAEIIIKNGVPDNNWNLHQANKVIEIALVLDDNSAYEDGRGCQHYLNRVFNESEARQWSVLDVLNYSYDANNGVWNECSSGYALSVAKAYTELARIIQDALEIDVMPQMPVVNKAVEVMPQYLYPNKSIVAFGDSHYGELETAPFLDLISNAQVFNKREQEEKFTAMLFMLHDKAELLNSGKSKNAFKELLYNSRVELDAGINAADLSDYTTASFYAPSVSWLVLRNGMDVNNGLMISQAGSLGNHAHSNGIAMEFYGKGYILAPESGRGSSYYQHDYSEYYSQFPAHNTVSVNGKSQYNKMRSYYAFEVNALYPASERKSGYYPNISFSDLYFNEPSTDADQNRVMGIIRTGESSGYYIDIFRSKTKANDADYHDYFYHNLGQELQFATVDDQVLTLESSSKLKSESGNIKAYDYLFDETSLKIDNPFKATYNLSIDNQVVRMNMWMNGSENRELFKVKSPHPEAFRKILPEKLEKAPLLTTVVRQYGEAWNKPFVAVYEPSTAKEPATITSVKPFTLSGGSSGFVGLQIDSKTDRTDFVFSSDMIDLFSHNQIDFTGTFAVLTEEANSTTLFIGAGKEMNFNGYSIKILGKRSGSATLVTGEQMALANDDAILLTVPDIYEKGDVILNIGFKQIYGERSEMNGEKVVDFKVPPTNFHEISINTTIK; translated from the coding sequence ATGAAAAAGGTTCGTACTTTTTTTATTCTAATCCTTTTAATACAAATTGGGCATGATAGTCATGCCCAATTTGTATTTCCCGAAAAAATTGAGCGGGAACACCCAAGGCTTATTTCATCTTTTGTAACCAAAGAGAAGATAGTACAACAAGTAGAAAACGGTGATGCCGTAAAAAGGGATTACGAAAAAATTAAAAATGTAATCTCAAAATACGTTCAGCAGTATAAATCAGATCCGGAATGGTTGTCATCTCGTTTTCAAATGTATTGGCGGAGCCATGCGACCGATGTTTTTGTTGATAGCAAATTTTATTCACATGCCACGGGAAAAGCGCCGGTCCCAACAGTTCGGTTTACCGGGCAACGTGATTACGTAACAGATTATAAAACCCCAAAATTAGAAGATGTAAAACCTTATTCAGAGGATGATAGGGGGCTTTATCTTCAGCATAAAGAGACGAATAGATGGGAATGGGTGCATCCCCGGGAAACCGGTCGCATTATTGAAAACACCAACGAAAACATCATGAAAATTGCGCGTGATGCAGCCTTGGTTTATTTTGTTGAAAAAGATGAAGATTATGCCCGCTTGGCTCATCATTTATTTGATGTTTACACACATGGTTTGTATTACAGAAACGAACCGATTGACTTAAATAAAGGGAAAGAGCAAAATGTAATCGGTTTAACATCTTTTCAGGTTATTAAAGAGAATATTGTTGATGAACTGGCTGAGTGTTATGATTTTTTATACGATTACATTCAGGAAAATTATAGTGAGAAAAACCATATTTACACCACTTCCTTAAAAAAACTGGCCGAAATAATTATTAAAAATGGTGTTCCTGATAACAATTGGAATTTACACCAGGCCAATAAAGTAATTGAAATTGCCTTGGTTCTTGATGATAACAGTGCTTATGAAGATGGTAGAGGATGTCAGCATTATTTGAATCGTGTTTTTAACGAATCGGAAGCCAGGCAATGGTCGGTTTTAGATGTGCTGAATTACAGTTACGACGCGAATAACGGCGTTTGGAATGAATGTTCTTCTGGCTATGCTTTAAGTGTGGCCAAAGCATACACTGAATTGGCCCGAATTATTCAAGATGCATTGGAGATTGATGTCATGCCTCAAATGCCGGTGGTGAATAAGGCGGTGGAGGTTATGCCGCAGTATTTGTATCCGAATAAAAGCATTGTGGCTTTTGGCGATTCTCATTACGGAGAATTGGAAACCGCACCTTTTTTAGATTTGATTAGCAACGCTCAAGTCTTTAACAAAAGGGAACAGGAAGAGAAGTTTACCGCGATGCTTTTTATGCTTCATGATAAAGCAGAATTGTTAAACTCCGGTAAGTCGAAAAATGCGTTCAAAGAGTTGCTTTATAATTCCAGAGTAGAGCTGGATGCCGGAATTAATGCGGCCGATTTATCGGATTATACTACAGCATCGTTTTACGCACCAAGTGTTAGTTGGCTGGTTTTACGAAACGGAATGGATGTGAATAACGGGCTGATGATTTCGCAAGCAGGTTCGCTGGGAAACCATGCACATTCGAATGGCATAGCGATGGAGTTTTACGGGAAAGGATATATTTTGGCTCCCGAAAGTGGAAGAGGATCGAGTTATTACCAGCACGATTATAGTGAGTATTATTCACAGTTTCCGGCGCACAATACTGTTTCGGTAAACGGAAAATCGCAATACAATAAAATGCGCAGTTATTATGCTTTCGAAGTGAATGCGCTTTATCCGGCTTCAGAAAGGAAATCAGGGTATTATCCGAATATCAGCTTTTCTGACCTGTATTTTAACGAACCAAGCACCGATGCCGACCAAAACAGGGTGATGGGAATTATCAGAACAGGTGAATCCTCGGGCTATTATATCGATATTTTCAGGTCGAAAACAAAAGCAAACGATGCTGATTATCACGATTATTTTTACCATAATTTGGGGCAGGAATTGCAGTTTGCAACTGTCGATGATCAGGTTTTAACATTGGAGTCTTCGTCAAAACTGAAATCGGAGTCGGGCAACATAAAAGCTTACGATTATTTGTTCGATGAAACGTCGTTAAAAATCGACAATCCGTTTAAAGCCACCTATAACTTATCAATCGACAACCAGGTTGTACGGATGAATATGTGGATGAATGGGAGTGAAAATCGGGAACTATTCAAAGTGAAATCGCCACACCCGGAAGCTTTCAGAAAAATTCTTCCTGAAAAGCTGGAAAAAGCGCCATTGTTGACAACCGTGGTGAGACAATATGGCGAAGCCTGGAACAAACCTTTTGTGGCAGTGTATGAACCCTCAACAGCAAAAGAGCCTGCTACCATTACATCGGTAAAACCGTTTACGCTTAGTGGCGGGTCTTCCGGTTTTGTAGGCTTACAGATTGATAGCAAGACGGATAGGACAGACTTTGTGTTTTCATCGGATATGATCGATTTGTTCTCTCACAACCAGATTGATTTTACCGGAACTTTTGCTGTGTTAACCGAGGAAGCAAATTCAACTACGCTATTTATCGGAGCAGGAAAAGAAATGAATTTTAATGGTTATTCCATTAAAATACTTGGGAAAAGATCGGGTTCGGCCACCTTGGTTACCGGCGAGCAAATGGCTTTAGCAAATGATGATGCCATTTTGTTAACAGTGCCCGATATTTATGAAAAAGGAGATGTGATCTTGAATATCGGTTTTAAACAAATATATGGAGAACGCTCTGAAATGAACGGTGAAAAAGTTGTGGATTTTAAAGTGCCACCAACCAATTTTCATGAAATTTCAATAAACACAACTATAAAATAG